Part of the uncultured Desulfobacter sp. genome, TGTCCACAGTGGACAATATAACAGGCCCTTTGTGGTTTTCCCAGGCTTTGCTGGTTTCTTCAGGTAATTTAGACATATATCATCTCCTTTGGTTTAAATTTATTTACCGACTTTGGCAAACAGTACTCATAACGAAATGCACAACGGCGTTTACAAAGCATATACCGTGCCCGTTACTCCCCGGTTGCTATTTTTTCATTTTTAGACAGAAATATTAAACCGATGGGATGATTTTTGGATTGACAACCCGGCGCAATTCAGTTATTTAATTGCCTCTACGCCGGAGTGGTGGAATTGGTAGACGCAGAGGACTCAAAATCCTCCGGCCTTAGGGCCTTGCGAGTTCAAGTCTCGCCTCCGGTACCATGATTATAAGGGCTTTCAGCGTTTTAGCTGGAAGCCTTTTTATTTTGGATTTGGGTAACTGTGCCCGAAATTGTGCCCAACTGATTTTTCAGGTATTTTTCCTGTTTTCTGGCAGCTACCATCAGATCATCTTCGCTGACAATGTTGTAACGCTCAAAAACAGCTCTGGTTTTATGCCCTGAAATCATCATGGCTACTCTTTCCGGGATACCTGATCTAACCATGTTTCTAACAGCGGTCCTTCGAAGATCATGGAAAATGCGAGCTGGAACCCCCGCTGCCTTACATGCAGTTTTCCAGGACTTCCGAAAATCTTTTATCGGACCGGTCCCCGGTTTATTCGGAAAAACGTTTGGGATAATCTTATTTCCGCCCTTCTGGAGTTGTCGCTGGGCATCAAAAATCTCCAAAAGCTCATCATCCAAATAAATAGTGCGGCCTTCCCTGTTTTTCGTTGTGCCTATTTCCAGGCACACTACCCTCTGCTCCAGATCTACATTCGACCATTTCAGCCCGGCGATTTCAGAAACTCTCCAGCCGGATTTATATC contains:
- a CDS encoding site-specific integrase, giving the protein MVAKKLLSRREGEIAQGKIPGVQFEKILFEDLAEEFLRDYRINQKKSLVKAERSVNHLKKVFERVRVSQITTPQINKFIEYRIDEGASNATVNRELAALKRMLNLGAQQTPPIVDKVPHISMLEENNVRTGFFEYDEFLALRSCLPEYLKGFVTFGYKSGWRVSEIAGLKWSNVDLEQRVVCLEIGTTKNREGRTIYLDDELLEIFDAQRQLQKGGNKIIPNVFPNKPGTGPIKDFRKSWKTACKAAGVPARIFHDLRRTAVRNMVRSGIPERVAMMISGHKTRAVFERYNIVSEDDLMVAARKQEKYLKNQLGTISGTVTQIQNKKASS